The DNA sequence ACTCCTTGGATGGGCTCATTCATCCCGCTAATACTAGAAACTGCTTTACTCTTGCAGTTTCGGAGATTATTGATTGTGACACAAGAAACTGGAACATCAGCCACATTTAACCTTTCCTTAATGATTCTGATGCTAAAGCTATCAAGGCTATGCCAATTGGAGACCCAAATGAAGATGACAGACTGATTTGGCCGTTCAAAATGGATGGTGACTTCTCTGTTCGGTCATGCTATCGTTGCATTCCACAGCAATGCATAATGTCTGTTCCTATGAAAGCTTCTACTTCCCACATTAGACCCCCAAAGATTTGGCCTTGGATCTGGCACTCTAAATTCTCTCCCAAAGTGTCCGATTTTCTTTGGAGGGCCATTACCAACTTTGTACCTTCTTTATACAATCTATTCGAAAGGAAAGTAAGAAAATCTCCTATGTGCTCCATCTGTGGGGAGTATGAGGAATCTATTAAACattgtcttcttctttgtccATGGACTGAGTTGGCGTGGTTTGGTAGCAGATTGGGCGTGAAGATTGCTAAGGATGAGATTACCACTCTGGATACTTGGTTGGTATACACTGTCAGATAGCTTTCAGATCATATTGGGAGGATTGATCGGACCCTTCACTTACTTGGGGTTCTTATTATGGGTGTTTTTACAGCCAAGTCTTCAAGGCCAGAGAAATCAGAAGTGGTGAAATTGTTGCTTTGAAAAGGATACGTATGGATAATGAAAAAGAAGGGGTATGTGTCCGTTCAATTACCATGTGGTATTGTTATATAAAATTACAACACAGCACAGTTGATTTCAATTTATGTGAAACCTATTGTTATTACAGTGCAACCCTTTTACAAACTCCCAGACCAACATGCACTTACAGAGGAGCAGACTTATTTCACATCTTACTTTAATTGTCTTGAATTTTTGCTTTGTTCATGCAGTTTCCTATTACAGCAATTCAGAAAATTAAGCTTCTGAAGAAGCTTCATCATGAAAATATTATTAAGCTGAAAGAGATTGTAACTTCTGCAGGTAGTTTACTTTCATATGTTCAATAATTACCTCGTTTTACAAATTTTAAAcaatttctttgattttttgGCTGAAACTTTTGgataatttgtttttgttttcaaggTCCTGAAAAGAATGATCAAGAGAATCAAGGTAAGAAAATACTGTTATTTAGTTATGTAATGCCTGCGATCCATATAATGACCTGCTTCGAGAGTGTCACTTGTACCTCAATTCTCATCACATGCAGGTGGTAGTTCTAACATGTGTTTTTGTCGATTACAGATAGTAAAAAGCTTGAGGGTGGCATCTATATGGTTTCTGAGTATATGGATCATAATTTGACAGGCCTTGCTGATCGTCCTGGAGTTAGATATTCAATTCGGTAGATAAAGGTAcaatgtgtgtttttttttttttttttttttttgggtctcaAGGTGCTATATGTTCTTACTTTTGCATAGGATGTTTTTTGTTGCGCCAAGTACCTAAAGATTTTTTCACCTTTTATTCCTCAGTGTTATATGAAGCAGTTGTTAACTGGGCTCCATTACTGTCATGTTAATCAAGTACTTCATCGCGACATGAAAGGTTGGTTTCACCCAAAAAAAGTTTTGCCATATCCTTAGTTGGATTTGATCATTAAATCTTTTGCAACTCATGCAATGTCCCAAATCTGAACAAAACCTTTTGTTGCAGGTTCTAATCTTTTGTTAGATAATGAGGGAAAATTGAAGCTAGCAGAATTTGGGGGCGCAGTTGTTAACTGGGCTCCATTACTGTCATGTTAATCAAGTACTTCATCGCGACATGAAAGGTTGGTTTCACCCAAAAAAAGTTTTGCCATATCCTTAGTTGGATTTGATCATTAAATCTTTTGCAACTCATGCAATGTCCCAAATCTGAACAAAACCTTTTGTTGCAGGTTCTAATCTTTTGTTAGATAATGAGGGAAAATTGAAGCTAGCAGAATTTGGGCTCGCAAAATCCTTTGCTACCAACCATGATGGGCAGCTTACAAATCGTGTTATTACATTGTGGTATAGGTGAGTATACTTCACAATTACCATGATAAATTCTCATGTTTCTAAAGGATTCCTTCTTTCAAAGATTATGTCCCCATTTTGGTTAGTAgataaaattgagatgattgGAGCAGGCCCTCAGAGTTGCTGCTTGGAGCTACAAAGTGTGGATGAGCTGTCGGCATGTGGTCTGTTGGTTGCATCTTTGCTGAACTTCTGAATGGTTCGCCAATTTTGCAAGGTGACACCTTTCATATTATCTTTTAGACTGATAATTAAATTGATGATTTAGTATTGCAGAACTATAGCCTGAGGTTTTAATTCAATTGATAATGGATTGcctcagctttttttttttttttttttttccggacaATATTTTACTGAACCAAATTAGTTTTAGGCCGTTCTTTTGAGGTAACATGCattttaaattataaatttgtCAAGGGGCAGCTATGCTTCGGATGTAAATGAAGCAAGTTCTGTGGCATCCACTTCCTGCGTATAAAATTGGCATCTTACTGTAACATATTAGAGGATGTAATTATTTAGGAATGGTTTTTGATGTGAAATTTTTGAGGTGGCCAGTCATGACTATTAGTATTCAGTAGATTCAGTTCAGTAGAATTTCAATTGTGTCCATTGGTCAAAATATTTACGTGGCCTTGAAGGGAGACTCAAAAGTGATGGCCTTGTTGGCCTTGAGGTGGTCAGTCACATGTGGCCTCGATATGATATTGCATACCAGCATATAAAACATTTTGATTCCTATTCTTAGACTTGGGGAGTAGGACTTTTTATCAAATAATCACAAAAATTGACAGCATTTTTGTTCTTCCTGAGGCTTCTTTTGTAAGTATTTATTTCTTTGTATTTATTGTAGCCTGACCAACTGAACAAGATATTTGAGCTTTGTGGATCGCCTGATGAGAACAACTGGCCTGGTGtttcaaaatattatttttataacaatttCAAGTCACCAAGGCCCCTGAAGTGACGAATCAGGGAATGTTTCAGACggtaaataaaaaattgttgaGCCCCTGGAGGGAGAAAAACTTGGATGCGACGGTTCTGTGTCCATGTCTTCCAACACTACCTGCTAACTCTTTGGCAGCTCATCCGGAGGAAGTCGATGAAGAAAAAGTAGTGGTGATGGAAAAGAAGATTAGCTCCGAGAGCTCATCATCAACTGGTTCTGATGGATCCAACAAGAGAGTCTTCCCTGTCCTTGACCCCGAAATTGTTCTACTAGACAAAAGCCAACATGATCATGCGGAGGTTATGAAGGAACATGATGATTCTACATCATCCAACATTgaaaaaaaagagggagtgaAGTACAAGAAGAGCAAGTCCACTGGAACTTTGTTGAGGCGGTGGAGTTTCAAGGGCTTGCTTCGGAGGAACAGCAACGAGCGTGCCATGCTCGTTGCTGCTCCAAGAATACGGAAGAAGGGAAGGAAGGCTCTTTCGTATTCTCGAGATGCTTCTCATTATCGTCAAGATCCTCCTCCAAAGTCTCCACCACCTTGGAGGAGGGAGAGAAACTTCGATCGGATGGCTGTATATTACACCTGTGTCCATGTCTCTCATCACCACCTGCTGATTCTATACAGCGTCCAATGGAAGCTGATCAAGAAAAATAAGTGGTGAAGGAAAAGGAACCTAGCTTCAAGGGCTCTACTGGTTCTGATGGATCCAAGAACAACAAATATGCAGACCTTCGCAAGGTTGATGGCGTTAGTAAACGACACAAGTTATAGAACAATGCTCATGAGATGTACTTGAACAAGAATAGTAAGAGCTGGAAGGCTTCTACACCCTACAGGCAAGACATAATTGGGTTCTTTGCCGTGGTTAGGCTGTTGGCGATGTTCAGGTTGACATAAGTTAGAAACTCAACCAAATTCGAGTGATATTATTGGCTCGGACCACCACATGATCATGCCAATGGTAGCCCGGGACCATAGTATAATCACTCCTTGGCTTGATTATCATGTTTAGTCTCATACGAGTTATTTTTACAGGAAGGCAGCCCAAAATTAATTTCCACGCAACAAATCATTTTTGTAAATGTTTTAGGTTGAGAGTTTTGTGAGACTCGTTGTGTTGCAACGCCATGATCTGAGTCTTGAGATTTTTAGGGAAGTTAAAATTTGTGTCTTTGATTTTCCGTTGGGTACATGTACATTGATGTTACAAATGGCAAGAACATGGATCTTTAATGGTTCATGTTTCGAATATATTACCATCCCATTCAGAATGGTTTGAGCTTTGATGTtcgttttattttggttttctagctTGAATCTTCTTGGACATGTCCCAAATTGAGATTGGAGAGGGCAACAAAGGGATCCTCGCTGCTGGAATGAATTTCATTAAATTCGTGGGTTTTATGACTTTATTTCAAAGATTGTCGAGTGACTACAGTCTAATGCAAgcgagattattctcttttctgAAAGACTTTCTGAATAATGAACTGGAAGAAGCGAGAGAGATTGCAGATGGCTGAGGCTTGGCATGAAGCTGATCGATGCAAACCTAACTCTTGAAAATAATGTCATGATGTGAACAAGCTGATAACAAATGTTGAACTTTCTCCAAGGTCAAGCTTCGTTACCCTGGATATGCCGGACTTATGAATGGCTGAGTTGACCCTAGAGGAAGTTTAAGTCGTTGAATATTccagatacacacacacacatatcaagGAATTTTCTTATGTTGCGCTCCGAAATCAGATGATATGCTTTTGAAGAGTTCCAACCATATGAAGGTAAAGGGAGTGATGAAATTGCATTTGTCACAGTGCTTCTACCCATGATTCCAAATTCCATCCGGCGAGTCCTGACAATAatcggttaaaaataaaaaccctttGCCAAGTTACTCGAATTGTCTCAACGGTTACAGTGGTGGTATGCAAGAAAGTGCTAGAGGTTGGGCAAAAGGGTGTCATGGCCAGAATCAGGTTTCTTGTCCTTCATTAGCAGGGCGTAATCCCTCCATTTTCAGGGTTAGCCGGTGCAGGCATGTATCTAGGAACGGAAGTGAATGTAATGATAAGCAGGTCAATCGTCTCCTGATACTGAAATCATTGAAGTTTGCTCAGTATCACAGCAGAAGCCATGTCAAAGCTTTGGGATCATGCCCAACTAATGGTGAAGATTTAAAGATGGTTTTAGGTGAGGACAAGAGGAGAACGGTTCAAATGCCAAGCTTTTGGAAGCAAAAATAGAAAGCGCCCTCTTTTTAAACAGAGATTTGGGTGAATTATTTGTTCCGAGTTCTAAATACTCAACTCTTATCATAGAATGTAAAAGTATAGATCACGGCAAAGAATTATATACTTGTTACAGTTTTTAAAGTATAGATCACGGCAAAGAATCATATACTTGTTACAGTTTTAAAATCAACGGCAGTGCTGATGGACAGGGTACATTGTAATATTGTATCTGCAACATGAAACTATTCAGTATTGCACAGTAATGCATCGGTAACTTCTGTAGTTTAGCATTGAAATTACCATTGCTCTCAGATTAAAGGCCGAAAATTCTGCACACAAGAACTTAAGAGCCGGAAATTAATCTGGAGAAGCTTCTGAAAATTTAAGCCAAGAAAATTTACATGAGCTTCAAATGCTTCTCTTCCCAAAAGAGAAGAAACATATAACAACAAGGGACCTCTGCAACTACGTTTGCGAAGCTTTAGCACGTAGATTTTCTATCATGTGAAGTAATATAAAAGCATGATCATGAAAACAAAGATGGCATGAGAAACGAGCAAAAATGATAAATACGAATAGTAGTGCTAGATTCTTAATAATGTTCTTCCTTGTTTTCATGAATTTGGGAGATTATATGAACACCACATGTGCTTACAAGCAATGTAACCCAACATGAAAAAAGAATTCCCAACTCCACCAAGCAACCCAGTTTCAGAAAGCAGATTAGGTTGAGAAAGTACACTTGGGAGAAACTGCGGTTGCAGAGCTACTTCACCTTTAAATTCCCTATTTTAATTAGAAGGCTTGTTACTTCTGGCACGGGTTTTTGTTTCCGCAATGGATTGGACAGTTTTGGTTTCACCGCCTTCCTCCGTGGTGGTTCTCTGGTTTCCCATCagtctttgttctttttgtcAAGATATTCTTTCAGATTGAAATTCCTCAATATGTAATTCCATGACCTGCCCGTGACTCGAGCAGCTTCTCCCGAGTCTGGCGGATCATTGATCGAGTTGGGGCAAAAGGGATCCCAGTGGTCACCCCTCATACCACAACGGCGACAAGACATGTAAGCAACACGATCAGAAAATTCTGGAATGTAGTTACCATTCTTATCCACACGTACTGGCATGGGAATATAACCAAATCCCTCTGGTAAAGCAGGTTTCCTAGTTTTGGCACGGCGTCGGGTTTTGGGATCATGACAAGTGCAACAACAATGAGCTTTTCGTTTTCGTTTTCGTGACTTTGCACTACATGGTGTTTGCGATTCCCCTGATGAGATGGGAAAACCAAATCATTAATAAGGAATCGAGCATTCTAGCCATCAACATATTGTAGTTTTCTTCAAAAGTGATTATATATACCTTTACAAATCTCCATCTGTTTGCCGCCGTCGATCTGTGTGCCGCGGGCGATGGTGGCTTCGATTCCTGCCATACTCTTAAACCTAATGCGATTTGGGattggggattttttttttggcaccaGAGGGAGGTTGTCTGGCTTTTATACTTGTACCTCTATTGCCAAACCTTATCCTGGTGGGTTACACGTGGCAAGCCTTAAATTTTCTCTGAAATAAAAACCATCACTATGTAACAACAAGCATGTGGCTCGTTAATTAAAATTTGACTTctttagtattattattattcattcagattttgcattttcaacctcgtttagtaaaaaattataacaatttcagAATTTAAATCATTTTAGACaattatttaactacaatatgaatttatatcgtatatataattattttatataatatatctcttaattaaatttcaaaataatttttttattttttgtttatttttgtaaatcaTATATATTCATGCCACGTGTCAATACTATTTAAGATACAATATCTTATCTCAAACTCGGTTGAGATTTTACCCGCCATGTGTAGGCCAACCAAGGGAAGCAAGTGGACAGGTATGCACATCATATCATCTTTATGCATTTCCTCTCATGGAGTCATTAATTCATTTTATGGGTTTCATTACATTATTATTAGTCATTGAATTTAATCCTATGACATTATTCAAATTAGAAGttaagtaattatatatttacCTTTTACTTTTTGGGTCCTGATCCAATATCCAACTTTTAACTAAAACACTCTCACTCACCCccactaagagcaagttcacccgttacGTCAATAGGTCAGGGTTACTGGGTCAAGACATTGTTCACTACCAATGAACATGTGTTTCCACCTGTTCTATTTCTTGACTGGTCAATtattgttcattgatttttttttatattaatttatatattgTAAAATTGAAATACATTTGACAATTTGTCAGCTCGAAAATTCATCGAgcttattttcagaaattttcacaaGGTGAAATATCGAGGATTtgagttggataataaagtacatgaCACAAGGCGTTCGTGGGCATTAATTTTTGAGGAATTTAGAaattattaaaggaaaaaaaatgagaaatttgTGATGTGCGATATGGGCCATTAAAATACCCACCGCCTTCATCGTAGCCATCCAAATTCAATTATTAGAGCGGCTATATATAGGATTAGATCGGGTCAAACTTTGGCAGACCATGATAGAAGCTTCCGGGCTTCTGACCCGCGAGGGCGACCCAAAAACTTGGAAGACAATCCCACCGGTACCCCACCGTCCGGCCATCTCCCGGTGGCGGACTACATGCTTTCGATGCCTCTCCTCAACGCCGACGTACTCCTGGTGGTGGATTATACAATCGAGGATCGATAGCGACGATACGAGGCTCGAGGAGCTTGAAGTTTTTCAATAGTTTCGTGGCAATTTACGGCGGCCCCGGCGGCCGATTTAACTGCATAAGGTAGGAAAATTAATCCTCTCAACACGCTCT is a window from the Rosa chinensis cultivar Old Blush chromosome 2, RchiOBHm-V2, whole genome shotgun sequence genome containing:
- the LOC112189929 gene encoding uncharacterized protein LOC112189929; the protein is MAGIEATIARGTQIDGGKQMEICKGESQTPCSAKSRKRKRKAHCCCTCHDPKTRRRAKTRKPALPEGFGYIPMPVRVDKNGNYIPEFSDRVAYMSCRRCGMRGDHWDPFCPNSINDPPDSGEAARVTGRSWNYILRNFNLKEYLDKKNKD